In Enoplosus armatus isolate fEnoArm2 chromosome 12, fEnoArm2.hap1, whole genome shotgun sequence, the DNA window TTAACTGACTTTGGAAGGGGTTAATGGCAGTCCTGCCGGAGATAATCAGTATTCAGCATGACACATACACTCCATAACGGCAAACCTCTGAAATGCAAAGCAACTAGTCcaattttattattacattaaccAAACAATTGTGCACTTAGACAGAAGGAAGTAAATAATTGTAACATAACGTAAAATATGATGACATAAATATCAAATGTCCGATTCATCTACTATAGGGCTCACAAACTGGAAGCAATCCTGATGTTCTCTATGCTACCATTGTTCATGATCAACATGTAGCAGCCCAGAAGAAGGTAAACCAGACaagaaaatcaaatgtaattGAACACAGTACAAAAGAGAGAGTGTTGTCTTTCCCCTGAAATTGTATTACTTTGACTGCGGATCTCATCCTGCAGAGCCATGTACCCGAAGAGAGTGTGACGTACAGTACCATTGTAATGAAGGATATTGTGCCACAAATGGTATGTGATTAATTTTACACTCATACAGGCATCTCAATACATCAACTATTTGTTAATAACTGGGATTGGTATTGTTGTCATAATTATTCAGCATTCTCTTCTCTgtgcttgttttctctcattagACTGAACCAGCAGAGGGAAGCGTGATCTGCAGCACACTGCACTCTAAAATATAATAAGTGCTAAATAGCTGAAAAGATGGGCATCAGTTTCAATATGGACCAAAAGCAGTGAAGTGGCTTTGTGACTAAAATGATTGAACTCATGCCATCATCTCTTGGTGCAGCTCCTCCAACCACTGAGTTGACATCTTTCCATTGACTATCTATGACTATCATGATccatttattgtattattgttttgtattactgcatgaaagaaatgaaaataattctgCTTCTTTTCGTAAACAATgtgacagatttgtgttttgatattgtgcaaataaaaactgaaatttttaaaatattcatcataTATCTTCATAGCTATTATTTTTACCTcaagcattttatttatgtttttcattcatgtaaAAAGTAATTTAGGTTTCGACTCACATACtcaaagcaaaatgtgaaatgtgctttGTCATCAAACCCAAATCAAGGTAACTACCttaaaaggaggaggaagagagatttCAGATACTATTGCATATTTAGAAAAACTGGAAGTAGTATGTGTCTGTCAGTGCATTGGTCATGACTGTCTGGTCTGGTCTGACTATGCTCTCTGTGTGACATGGCTGTTCATCTCATGATTCTTGTAATCCTCACCGGACTCACAGGTCAGTCACAGGGGTCATTTTATGTGtaaactttttttattcttatgcTTGAGCTGCTTATgtttcatgatgatgatggtatAGCATCAAATACACAATTCTGTGACGTGTTCTCTAAATATCAGTCAGATGGGTAATACACCAGTTTGTCTTCAAATTATATGTAATTTGGAGTCAATTATGTATAATTTAGAACAACAGTAAACAATCATTTTCAGTGGGTAGGTAATATGAAAGAATACTGTGAGCTATATATGTAGTAAAATTCTATATTTGTTCTTCTTGCAGGAATTCACAGCATAACTACAGTCAGCGAAGTGTCAGTGAAGGCTGGAGATTCAATCATTATCCCATGTCTCTATGACTCACAATACATAAACCATGTGAAATTCTTGTGTAAAGGACCTAATTGGTCTTCCTGCTCATATGCAGCTAAAACAAACCAACCAAGTTCGGGAAAGTTTTCAATCTCTGATGACAAAAACCAAAGAATCTTCACTGTGACTATAAAGGATCTGACAGATAAGGACACTGATTACTGGTGTGCTGTGGAGATTGATAAAGGGCCAGATGTCAGAGAGTATTTTCTCCTGTCAGTCACTGAAGGTAAGAGCCCTTAAAGcatctttatgtacatttcAAGCCCTTTGTGTAACAatttggaggaaaaacactgaggaggaTCTAGGAGGACTAAATGTAAAGGTTGGGGGAAAGTACCAGTtgtaactactgtatatatctcATCAACATCACCAGCATGTACAAAAGGCTATCCACGTTTTCTATTGAACACTATTTGTCTTCTCTTAAGGTACTCCCAGACTCTATGTGGATCATCAGGAGATTACAGGATTCATTGGACAAAACATAATGATCAGTTGTCAATATAGTAACTCTGGAGAAGTGAGGTGGTGCAGGCTGGGCAGCTCCTGTGTGAGGAGGCCACTTGGATCAATAGATGGAACACAGGTGACCATCAATACAAGTGTTCCTAATGTTTTCACTGTGACTATGAGTGgactgaggacagagagcagcGGCTGGTATTGGTGTGCCACAGGAGACTTACAGATGCCGGTGCATGTAACTGTTAATGAGCAACCCACCACTAGTAAGCACTATACCATTCTAAATATAAAATTGTaaattatgaatatattttttaatcattttactCTACTTATAATTGTCTTGTTTTGGATTATAGCCACTCTTGCAACAACAAGACCTTCAACCACCTCATCACCCACTCCTAACACCCCTGATGAGCCCAGGTCAGAAggctttgtatttatttatttatttatttatttggatccTCATTAGCCACTACCAAGGTAGCAACTACTCTTCCCAGGGTCCACACAAGTAAACATTACATCATAAagcaaaaaacaataataaacaatcaCAAAACTGTATTAACATACAATATACAGAGAACTGTGGCCATTTTatggtcaaataaaacaaaagctgtaAAGGAATATCTacttatttttatgtattatatGATAAATAAGACTGATTGGTATTAACTAAGGTATAAGACTATAAAATGGGGTAGAGTTGTAGCATGTAAAAAGGATGAATAGAAATAAAGAATTGTACTGTAGCATTGTTTGAACAAGAGCATTCTGTTTATCTTAATTACTTTGCAGTGTGTgcttttatctatttatttatttatgctgcAGTGCTTCACTTGACCTAAAGAACCTCATCATCTCTTTGAACCTGTTGATCGTCACTGTAATTGTGATCTTGTTCATCTGGTTCATGTTGAAAAAGCACAGTAAGTCTATACTGAACTTCCAATTCATACCAAATTTGTTAAATTCTTAAatagttattttttttatatggaCCACTGTGCATTGAGAGTAACAGgagtttttactgttttatgtttAGAGCAGAccaaagcagcagcatcagccACGACAGCGGTAAACTATGCTTATTAATTTCCCAGAAGGCTATAAGGAGCTACAATTTTCAGAGAATATACCGTCACTAATATATCTATGAGATAAAATAGAGATTACAGTACCTATTATCAGAGAGAGACTTGAATGAGCAGGTATGTGATTCTTCCAGTTCCAGTAATGGTAATTCTTCGTAtcatgatttttcttttcaccttaAAAAGCAATATGTAAGAATTGCTCATCTGACTACTTGGACAAGCGTTGTAATGATGTGAGCCAATATTGTTctattgtaaattaaattacgTTGAAACtaacaaaaaggcaaaacttGTGAAAAGTGAATGGCTTCATTTTCAGTCCCCTGACATTTGGTTTGCTCCTTCACCACAGGCTGAAGAGGACGTAACATACTGTAATACTGACAACTTGAGACAAACGTCAAGCCAGGTAATCCTTAACTGCAGAGATATCAAGGAAAATAAAGTGTACAATCTTCACGGAATCTAGTCTCCTATAATTTCAGAATCTGATAGGCTGCATGGTTGTACCATTAActatatttatttctattagATAAAATACATATGAATATGCAGTTTTGTCCCCgaggacttttgtttttaagagaAAACGGAAATCGCTATTAGAATTCAGTAGAGCATTTTTATGATCCAAGTACTTGAgagtaaaagacaaaatgtttgtcattgAATGTCAGGCCGGGTAACCTACTAAAACCAAAAGTTGCACAACCTATTGTACACTAAAGAACACATAGGTATGCTCAAATATAATATCTTATTTCACCATTCACAAttgcaacaaaataaaacaatttgaaatTAATCAAAAGTGGAAAGTGATCCTCTCTTTCAtatctgtctctcctccctcatgCAGAGCTCATATACTGCGGGTGATGCGGACGTGGTGTATAATTCTGTGGTTTTCTTTAGGACCAAAAGCGAACAAAGTGTAAATATTAAGAGAACTGCGTCTCATGctgaatgtcacattttttaccattttgttgTTGGTCTCATTAGATGTTGCTAATGTTCTTCCTTACTGTAATTTTTTCCAATTTCCCATTTTTTCCACCAGGTTGAAGCAAATGATGGGAATGTTACATACAGCACATTGGCTTAGCACCAGCACAGTTTAGCATGTTAcccttgtttgtctgtctgtttatctttttatctATTTGGTTATTAGTGGAGGACTCTTATTTTAGACAGTGTCTGTAGCTCTTAAATTCACAAAGTAATTTCTTAATTAAGACCTTATTTTCTGTGTCCACATATCAATGTATCGCACATTACCTTCCTTCACAAATCAAAAGCTTATTATCATTTTATAGTTACAGATTTTTCTATTGTGCCGcaatttctttattatttttattatgtttatcattttcatttatttctatttgttatttacttttatattcgtttatttggtattttattcctgtccagcactttggtcaactgtggttgttttaaatGAGCTGTATAAATAAACCTTGACTTGGATGTGTGTTGATATGCATGTGCATTGATTGCGAGGTATCTGCTGGAATGGTTCACTCTTGTtctcattttattacatttgtgtcGGAAAAAGTTGGTTGATGTTGAAATGGCAAGTCTGAGCAATAAACACCAATTAGCACCTCACACCTGaaattttaatataaaatcaaCTGACCGCTTTTAGTTATATCCAGcgaaaacattttcaaattttgtcattttgtttacattgcTGGTCAGTTCCATGTCACCAGTTTTGCTACAATGCTGTGAGAGGCGATTCACTTGCATCTCCACAGAATATATCTTTTATTCTCCATCCAAATAGCCCACTttttgcagaaaacacacaaacctggcaacactgcacTGTATTGTTTAACTCTGGAGTTAAAATGATGAAAGATCATTTGAGATAGTTCAAAGAAAATTATAGGGACAATTCAGTAGCACTTTGCCATTGGTAGGGCCATGTTGCTGCCGTCTGTATGTAAATCTATGCAATAGGCCTTTTTCCACTGTAAAAGTAATGATGGCggaattccatttagctgcttcagtttcagggtcctggtatcaGGGTCCGGGTCCtcattgtcacactgtcatgacttactgggacacttaaatagaatggagccattgttaatgtcattagtaacacctgtgttttttaagtcaaaatgtgtgctgtgaatTAGGCCTTTGTTTCAAATTTAGCCATTATAGGCTCACAAACTTTGAGAAAGTGACCCTGAAGTGCTCACCTCTACCATTGTTCATAATCAACATGTGGCAGCCCAGGAGAAAAGTAAACCAGATGAAAAAATAGACAAACATGTGGTTTGGGGAATTTATCTTTGCAAGACATGTTGAGTCAGGGCAAGGGTGAGAACATTTTGACTTAATGAAGGAAGTGGTTTTTGCTCAACCAAGATTATCTAAATCAACAGAGAAGCTTAGTTCATTTTCACCCCTTGTCCCCCTCCACATACCAATGTTAACAAAATCTTTTATATTTTGCCACTGTACctgataattatttttttatcaataATACTAATTACATAGCCCAAATACCATGTGGCTGCATGCGATATTTACTTCATCATTAGCCAACTTGTGTAATGCAACTGCCTTActtgagaggaagaaagattGTATCAGATGCAATTTCATCCCCTTCCTGTTTCTTTCGTCAAAGCAGACGTCACTTTCAGGAACACCACTCCCTCCATAACTCTTTATGTGGAAgaccttttgttgttttttgataaGGCAGCTGTCTCACTTTCTCATATTTTAAACACTATAGCAGAATGTAGCTCCCTCTCTGGTTATAGAATCAACTGGACCAAATGGGCACTTTTTCCACTAAATTccatttcaattcagtttccACAGGGGTCCCAGTTAATATCCTAGTTGTTAAGTTTTTCAAATACTTATGCGTGGATATTTTTCCCTCATTGAGCAGGATAATTATCAATAACTTCCagtgcatttacagtaaaattgagtcagaaaacaaagtgaTGTGGACATGATGTGATGAGTTCTGTTTTTACCTTCCTCTTCAAGGATTAACAACACCATTGACAAACTGTATCTTggttttactgtattatttattaggcaaaagCTCATATTAATGAATAATCCTGATTTCTATGATCAGTATGGCATATCATTCAGGCATATAGAGTATTTCTATGAGCAACATATTTCAATCCTTAAACTTAGTATGTGTCTCGTCTGTGGCTCCTCAAACATAGGTTGTGTAACTACTAATTACACAACCTGTGTTTGAGGGATCGCTCAGTTGTTCTCAACAGTCAATCTTGAGAAGCTGTTTCAGAAATAATGTCCATGATCTCATTTCACCTGCTACTGTgtgtacaaagtacaaatagGGTGATGTGTCAGTTCGGTACTTGTAAGGGTCCCGGTGAGCATGGTGTCTCGCATAGGGAGGTTATTCAGACATTCGAAGCAAAACTATCATATAAATACGTGAAATGGTTGTGACTCTCTCATTTCTTTAGGCTTACTGCTCCTCAAAATACAGATGACCCATTGGGACCAATGGACATACAGTTTCCTGTGATTTGTCAACAGACATAATTCAGACGAGATGCTTCATCACCGTCCTGTATTTCTATGTGAACTATGTGTTCTCCAGCAGATGTCTATCTAATTATAATTCCCAAAAGGAGATCTGAAACCATAGCAGGAAACAATAAGCATATTTTGAAAGTACACCCTAGCTATGTACATAGATACTTATATACACCATCGAACTAACCAATGTAACACAACTTCCTTACAGTAGGAGGAAGACTTTAACTGTTGCATTTGTATATTTAGGAAAATTAGGAAGTAGAGATCAGTCTTGCAGTGCCCTGGTTGATTTTGTCTGCTCACTCACCAACATGGCTTTTCACCTCAGCTTTCTTCTCATCCTCACTGGACTCACAGGTCAGTCACAGTATTTTTTATAACTATGTCTTATCTTTATAACTTAGATAATGATAGACAATAGATTTTGAAGCCAATAATGACATAATATGTGAAACAACAGCTAATATGAACATCTAAAGGCAGTGTTTGTTAGTGAATATAAccattaaaatgctgtatttGTTCTCATCGTAGGAATTCACAGCATAACTACAGTCAGCGAAGTGTCAGTGAAGGCTGGAGATTCAATCACTATCCCATGTCTCTATGACTCACAATACATAAACCATGTCAAATTCTTGTGTGAAGGATATTATTGGTCTTCCTGCTCATATGCAGCTAAAACAAACCAACCAAGTTCGGGAAAGTTTTCAATCTCTGATGACAAAAACCAAAGAATCTTCACTGTGACTATAAAGGATCTGACAGATAAGGACACTGATTACTGGTGTGCTGTGGAGATTGATAGAGGGCCAGATGTCAGAGAGTATTTTCTCCTGTCAGTCACTGAAGGTAAGAGCCCTTAAAGcatctttatgtacatttcaaaCCCTTTGTGTAACAatttggaggaaaaacactgaggaggaTCTAGGAGGACTAAATGTAAAGGTTGGGGAAAGTACCACTtgtaactactgtatatatctcATCAACATCACCAGCATGTACAAAAGGTTATCCACGTTTTCTATTGAACactatttttcttctcttaagGTACTCCCAGACTCTATGTGGATCATCAGGAGATTACAGGATTCATTGGACAAAACATAACGATCAGTTGTCAATATAGTAACTCTGGAGAAGTGAGGTGGTGCAGGCTGGGCAGCTCCTGTGTGAGGAGGCCATTGGGATTAATAGATGGAACACGAGTGACCATCAATACAAGTGTCCCTAATGTTTTCACTGTGACTATGAGTGgactgaggacagagagcagtGGCTGGTATTGGTGTGCCACAGGAGACTTACAGATGCCGGTGCATGTAACTGTTGAGAAACACACCCCTAGTAAGCACTATAAGTAATTACACATTCTAAATATAAAATTGAATATTATAAATTTTTGTCAAGTACAgtcatttgtaaatattttgattttatatGAACAAGATACTAGAATTCATTATTGTCAAATCACTCTTGTACTCATTGTGCAGTTTTGGATTATATTCAGAATTACAGGAACAAGCCTTTTAGCCATCATGTCCACTCCTGAGTCTTTGAATCTCTCCTCTGTTTAGCGGACCAAACACCAACCACAGTTCAGAGTCAACGGCTCAGGTCAGAAGCCGTTGCATTTGCATGTCACTACATTGTTGGACTGTTTAAACAAGtctgtttattttgattaatttgcATTGTGTGCTTTAATTGTATGCTGCAGTGTTCCAGTTGACCTAAAGTACCTCATCATCCCTTTGAGTGTGTTGATCTTCTTTGTAATTGTGACCTTGGTCATGTGGTTTATGTTGAAAAGACACAGTAAGTAAACTTTGATAAATCCAATTCATCCCAAAACAGTTTATTAAacttattaaatacattttactttaaatgtagACTATATTGCACATTATTGTCATTGAACATTGAGGGtcagaacattttgttttc includes these proteins:
- the LOC139294669 gene encoding polymeric immunoglobulin receptor-like, whose protein sequence is MILVILTGLTGIHSITTVSEVSVKAGDSIIIPCLYDSQYINHVKFLCKGPNWSSCSYAAKTNQPSSGKFSISDDKNQRIFTVTIKDLTDKDTDYWCAVEIDKGPDVREYFLLSVTEGTPRLYVDHQEITGFIGQNIMISCQYSNSGEVRWCRLGSSCVRRPLGSIDGTQVTINTSVPNVFTVTMSGLRTESSGWYWCATGDLQMPVHVTVNEQPTTTTLATTRPSTTSSPTPNTPDEPSASLDLKNLIISLNLLIVTVIVILFIWFMLKKHKQTKAAASATTAAEEDVTYCNTDNLRQTSSQSSYTAGDADVVYNSVVFFRTKSEQSVEANDGNVTYSTLA
- the LOC139294439 gene encoding polymeric immunoglobulin receptor-like, whose amino-acid sequence is MAFHLSFLLILTGLTGIHSITTVSEVSVKAGDSITIPCLYDSQYINHVKFLCEGYYWSSCSYAAKTNQPSSGKFSISDDKNQRIFTVTIKDLTDKDTDYWCAVEIDRGPDVREYFLLSVTEGTPRLYVDHQEITGFIGQNITISCQYSNSGEVRWCRLGSSCVRRPLGLIDGTRVTINTSVPNVFTVTMSGLRTESSGWYWCATGDLQMPVHVTVEKHTPTDQTPTTVQSQRLSVPVDLKYLIIPLSVLIFFVIVTLVMWFMLKRHKKTKAESSATALAEEEVTYSTVKKKRKTPRQRSDADIDVIYSSVVIVEQQNVQRVEAKAEDVTYSRLAQHHQNL